The genomic interval TCTCAACGGTTGGGAGACTGCCCTCGACTGGGTGGGCTTCGATCAGCTCGTGGAGCGTTGGGAGGTCGCCGCAGCCGCTGACCTTGACCGTGACCGAGTCGGGGTGTTCTGGGCTCTGCTGTTTCTCTCCTCCCAAGGCCGGGTTGAACTCGAGCAGGAGGGCTGGCTTCACGGCCCATTGCGACTGAAATTCATCCCTGCCAGTGGCACCGCGACACAACTACCGATCCGCAGCCTTCAGGTGCCAGATCCGTCGCCGACCCGGACAGTCGTAGCGGCTTAAGACCGGGTCTATGGTCACTACCTTGTACTGACCCCCGTGAAACGCCAATGAAGGCGATGATTCTGGCGGCTGGCAAGGGGACGCGGGTTCAACCGATCACGCATGTGATCCCCAAGCCGATGATTCCAATCCTGCAGAAGCCGGTGATGGAATTCTTGCTGGAACTGCTCAAGGAGCACGGTTTCACCGAAGTGATGGTGAACGTCTCCCACCTCGCCGAAGAGATTGAAAATTACTTCCGGGATGGCCAGCGTTTTGGCGTTGAAATTGCGTACAGCTTCGAAGGACGGATTGAAGACGGAGAACTGATCGGCAACGCGCTGGGATCCGCCGGCGGACTCAAAAAAATCCAGGACTTCCAGCACTTCTTCGACGACACCTTCGTGGTGCTCTGCGGTGATGCACTGATCGATCTTGATCTCAGCGAAGCCTTGCGTCTGCACCGTGAGAAGGGTGCCATCGCCAGCCTTGTCACCAAGCGGGTCCCCAAGGATCAGGTGAGCAGCTACGGCGTTGTGGTCACGGATGACCAGAACAGAATTTCAAGCTTTCAGGAAAAACCCAGCGTTGAGGAAGCCCTCAGCGACACCATCAACACCGGCATCTACATTTTCGAGCCGGAAATCTTCGAGCACATCCCCTCGGGCCAGCCCTTCGACATCGGCTCTGATCTGTTCCCGAAACTGGCCGAGCTCGGGGCACCCTTCTATGCCATTCCGATGGATTTCGAATGGGTGGATATCGGAAAGGTTCCCGACTACTGGCAAGCCATCCGCAGTGTGTTGATGGGCGATGTGCGTCAGGTCGGAATCCCCGGCAAGGAGGTGCGCCCCGGGGTTTACACCGGCCTGAATGTTGCCGCCAACTGGGACAAAATCAACGTCTCCGGACCCGTTTACGTGGGCGGAATGACCAAAATCGAAGACGGTGCAACGATCATCGGACCCACCATGATCGGCCCGAGCTGCCACATCTGTGAGGGTGCCACGGTGGACAATTCGATCATCTTTGACTATTCGCGCATCGGCGCCGGCGTCCAGCTTCTAGAGAAGCTGGTGTTCGGCCGCTATTGCGTGGGCAAGGACGGCGATCACTTCGACCTGCAGGAAGCATCCCTCGACTGGTTGATCACCGACGCACGGCGTCAGGATTTAGTGGAACCGTCCCCCCAGCAGAAAGCCATGGCTGAGCTGCTGGGTACGGATCTCACCCAGGCAGCGAGCTGAGTCCGGCTCGATCCAGGATCATCGGGATACGCTCCTCCGCCTTGATCGCCATCAAGTGCACACCACTGACGATGCCGAGATAACGCTTCACCTGCTCAGCGGCGATGGCCACCCCCTCCATTGCGGGATGCTCCGAACACTCAAGCCGATGGATCAATTCATCGGGGATGCATGCCCCGGGCACAACACGGTTAATGAACCGGGCATTCTTGGCTGACTTCAGCAGAAATACACCGGCCAGCACCGGCAGACCCAGGGGCGCAGCCAGCTCATGCTGAAAGCGCTCAAGAGCTGAAGGATCCATCACCATCTGGGTTTGAACGAAGCGGGCTCCCGCGGCCTGCTTGCGATGCAACCGGCGCTGTAAACCGCTCCAGCTCCTGGATTGCGGATCGGCGGCACACCCGGCGAACAGCGTGGTCTCCCCGTCCGGCAGGGTGCCCTGAACGGGATCGACACCGCTGTTGAGAGCCTGCACCTGCTGCAACAGCTTCACAGACTCGAATTCATTGACCGGACGCGCATCCGCCTGGTCTCCCGCGCGCACCGGATCTCCGGTGAGACACAACAGATTGTGGATCCCCAACGCGTGGGCCCCAAGGAGATCAGCCTGCAGGGCGATGCGGTTGCGATCCCGACAGGCCATCTGCAAGACGGGCTCCAGACCGGCCTCAAGCAGCAACTTGCAGGACGCCAGGCTGCTCATGCGCATCACGGCCCGGCTGCCATCGGTCACGTTCAGCGCATGAACGCGGCCCCGCAGCGATTCAGCCATGGACAACATATGCGTCGGATCTCCACCACGAGGCGGCATCACCTCGGCAGTGAGGACCTGATTGCCGGCCTCAATCGCGCGCTGAAGCGCCGTCCTCAAATCCCGTTCCATTTCACCGGCCCACTATGCAGGATCGGAGCAACGGTCCGGACTAGCATGAAACCATCGGTGGTCACTCATGTCCTCCCTCGACGGAATTGATCCCCTTGGTATCTCCCTCTCAGCCAGGGAGGTCGAGATCATTGAACTCGTGGCAGAAGGACTGACCAACCAGGAAATCGCCGACCGTCTCACCATCAGCAAACGAACGGTCGACAACCACGTGAGCAACGTGTTCACCAAAACCGGTTCCAAGAACAGGGTTGCTCTACTCAACTGGGCGATGGACAACGGCAAGATCTGCCGGGACGGCTTCAATTGTTGCGTCCTTCCAGAAAACGATCCCCCCTCACCCTGATGGTGGAGATGACAGGTTCAGGAAGACTTTGCAAAGAGCTTGGACCGACAGGAATCCGAAACAAGGTGGCGTATTCGAGGCAAGCCTCAACACTTGATCCCGCAAAACGGAGCATTCCAGTTGTGTCGTAAAGACCCACCACTGGAAACGATCACCGGTCAGAACCCCTAAAACCTAAAGGAAATCTGAAGATAAATCCAGTCCGGCCTTAAATCCAGCCAAAACGGCATCGATCCTCCAGCGGCCAATCCTGAATCGGGTGCTGCGACAGCACCGCATTGCTCCAACGGGACTCCCCTGTGATCTCCTGACCGCACCAGGGCGGAATCACCAGGTCAACCTGAGCCGATGCAAGCTCCACCTCCGCCAGCACCAGGGGCGCATTCTCCCCCTGAAAACAATCCACAACCCAGTCTCCACCAGGGCAATCCAGCTGATGACGGACTTTTTCCAGACGGTGCGGAGCCAGATCCCAGAGGGCTTCGGCATCCGCCACCGGAATTGGATATTCGAACTCGTGGCGTACCAGACCAACGGCATCAGCAGCAGCTTTAAGGGTGAGCCAGGCCTCATCCATCCCGCGCAGTCGCATCCGGACCGTCACACCCTCAGCACTAGCGGCCAGGTACCCCTGTCGTAGGGCCTGTCCGGGGCCGGCACTGCTGCGCCAGGCGTCAGAACGCACCAGAAAACGCCGTTCGATCTCCAGAGCCATGGATCAATTCTGGGACGGCTGCGCCGCCTGCAGGCTTCCCGCCCAGTGAAGCTTGTGCGACAGCGTTCTGTAATAGGAGGGACTTTGATTCAGCAGCACCATCAGGGCATGGTGACGCGCCTGCTGAACGACACAGCACTCGCCTGGTTCCAGAACTGTGCAGCCCACACCGTCCTTCCAGAGCTTGATGCGGTGATCGCCGGCACCCAAGGGCCAGATCGCCAACCTTGCCCGGGGTGGCACCACCAGCGTTCGGCTGGAAAGACTCATCGGGCAGATCGGGGCGACGATGATGGCATCAATGCCGGGATGCAGGATCGGCCCTCCCGCCGCCAGGGCGTAACCGGTGGATCCGGTCGGCGTGGACAGGATCAGGCCATCTCCACGCACCTGGTCAACCACTTCTCCATCGATCTC from Synechococcus sp. UW69 carries:
- a CDS encoding methylenetetrahydrofolate reductase, translated to MERDLRTALQRAIEAGNQVLTAEVMPPRGGDPTHMLSMAESLRGRVHALNVTDGSRAVMRMSSLASCKLLLEAGLEPVLQMACRDRNRIALQADLLGAHALGIHNLLCLTGDPVRAGDQADARPVNEFESVKLLQQVQALNSGVDPVQGTLPDGETTLFAGCAADPQSRSWSGLQRRLHRKQAAGARFVQTQMVMDPSALERFQHELAAPLGLPVLAGVFLLKSAKNARFINRVVPGACIPDELIHRLECSEHPAMEGVAIAAEQVKRYLGIVSGVHLMAIKAEERIPMILDRAGLSSLPG
- a CDS encoding response regulator transcription factor — its product is MSSLDGIDPLGISLSAREVEIIELVAEGLTNQEIADRLTISKRTVDNHVSNVFTKTGSKNRVALLNWAMDNGKICRDGFNCCVLPENDPPSP
- a CDS encoding NDP-sugar synthase, producing MKAMILAAGKGTRVQPITHVIPKPMIPILQKPVMEFLLELLKEHGFTEVMVNVSHLAEEIENYFRDGQRFGVEIAYSFEGRIEDGELIGNALGSAGGLKKIQDFQHFFDDTFVVLCGDALIDLDLSEALRLHREKGAIASLVTKRVPKDQVSSYGVVVTDDQNRISSFQEKPSVEEALSDTINTGIYIFEPEIFEHIPSGQPFDIGSDLFPKLAELGAPFYAIPMDFEWVDIGKVPDYWQAIRSVLMGDVRQVGIPGKEVRPGVYTGLNVAANWDKINVSGPVYVGGMTKIEDGATIIGPTMIGPSCHICEGATVDNSIIFDYSRIGAGVQLLEKLVFGRYCVGKDGDHFDLQEASLDWLITDARRQDLVEPSPQQKAMAELLGTDLTQAAS
- a CDS encoding CYTH domain-containing protein encodes the protein MALEIERRFLVRSDAWRSSAGPGQALRQGYLAASAEGVTVRMRLRGMDEAWLTLKAAADAVGLVRHEFEYPIPVADAEALWDLAPHRLEKVRHQLDCPGGDWVVDCFQGENAPLVLAEVELASAQVDLVIPPWCGQEITGESRWSNAVLSQHPIQDWPLEDRCRFGWI